Part of the Candidatus Brocadia sinica JPN1 genome, CCCGGTCGCGTCTGGTCATCGAAACAGCTGGAGTGGGTGAAAGATGTTGCCCATGATACGAATTTCATAGGTGCGCAGGTCGCTCTGGAAATTGGGTTCAAAGCCGGGCTGGCAATCCCAATCCTTGCAAGGAAAGAAGTCGTTGCGGTGATGGTGTTCTTTGTGTTTGAAGAACGTGAAGAGGATAAACAGCTTATTAATCTCATTTCATCTGTTGCTTCATAATTGGATTTGTTTATTCGGCAAAAACAGGTGGAAGAGATGTAAAAGAAACTGGATGTGCTGCAAAAGGAGTAAAATAGCACGTATTTTTCTCTTGTGGTTATCCAAAACAGCGTCCAATAATGGGCTGAAGTTTGCTATAGTGAGTGAAAAAAAACGTTGACGCAGCCCAGTACTAAAAGCACTGACAGTACAGTTTGATATTTACAATCTATTTCAGGCAAGTTGTATTCAACAATTATGCCTTGACAAACCTTTTGCCTGAAAGTTGTTTCACCAATTTCTTTATTTCGAGGATCATGAGAGTGCTTGATACGACGGAGGTGGGGAGCTTTGCGATGCGTATAATTTCGTCTATGTCTTTCGGGCTGCTGGATAAGAGAGAGAATATTTTTTTTTCCTGAGAGTTCAACGACAGGCTTCTTGGGTCATTTGTTGCAGAATCGTCTGATGTCCTTAGCGTTTCTGCTATTGGTCCTAACTCTTGAATGATATCGGTAATATTCTCGACGAGTTTTGCACCTTCCTTGATGAGTTTGTGTGTGCCCCGGCTATAAATGTTATCAATATTGCCCGGGACGGCAAAGACCTCTTTCCCCTGTTCGAGCGCCCACTGGGCAGTTATCAGGGAGCCACTGTTTAGCGCCGATTCGACCACAAGCACCCCTAGAGACAAGCCGCTAATAAGCCTGTTTCTCGGTGGGAAATTGCGAAAATCGGGTGGTGTGTTCATGGGAAATTCAGATACCAGAGCGCCGTGCCGGGCGATTTGTTCTGCCAGTTCGATATTTTCCCGGGGATAAATAACTCCTAGGCCACAGCCGAGCACTGCAATGGTACGTCCGTTGGATTGAATGGCGCCACGATGTGCAGCAGCATCTATTCCCCGTGCCATACCGCTTACAATACAAAGTCCCTTCTGGGCAAGGAGCCGGCTAAAACGCTCTGCCTGAGAGAGACCGTAATAGGTGCAACGTCGTGCTCCTACAATGGCGAGGGCAAGGATGTCCGATTCGAGGATATTGCCCTTTACATAAAGGACAAGTGGTGGGTCGTAGATAGTCTTGAGGTGTTTCGGATACTGTTCACTCGTGTAAGGCAGGATCTGAACGTCCTTTTCTTTGGCCAGATTCATCTCAGTTGAAATGTCAATGTTTTTGGATTCCTCGACAATAGCGTTTGCTAGCTTTGGACCGATGCCCGGTACTGCCTCTAGTTCTGATTTGGTTGCGCTGAGGATTGCCTCCGAAGAACCGAACCTATCTAAAAGTGTTTTATATGTCCGTATACCAATCCCCTTCGTCATATTCAGACGTAAGAGGGCCTCAAACTCCGTCAATGTGGTCTCCTCAATTAGTCCTTTGGCAGCTTTTATAACAGTAGTGGCAAGGCTCGCCTTGCCACTTGCATAGTTGGTTTGGAATTCCTTAGCATTATATTAAAGAGGCTTATTCAAGACGCGGTATAAAATTTCCTCAGTTACCTGGTCCGATATAATAACCTCACCAATTTTTATGGGCAGGATAAAACGAAGCCTGCCGGAAATGGCCTTTTTGTCGGTGTATAGCGCTTTTACAATGTCCGATGATTTTAATCCTGTATGAATCGGCAACCCCAATCGTTTTATTAATGAAAATTGCCGCTCCAATACCCCATGATCAGTCAATCCCATTTCAACGGCAATCCTAGTGGCGTAAAGCATGCCAATGGCTACTGCTTCCCCATGTCTGTATTTTTTGTAGTCGGTGACCGTCTCGATGGCATGACCGATGGTATGTCCATAGTTTAATATGGCGCGCAGGTGTTTTTCTTTTTCGTCTTCTTCCACAACATTTGCCTTGATCTGACATGATGTGGCGATAATTTTCAGAAGGGCAGTGTCGTTCAGTTGTAATATGTCATAAAGGGACTTTTCTATATATTCAAATAATTCAGCGTCTCTGATTACTCCATACTTGATAACCTCCGCAAGCCCTCCCACAAGTTCTGTCGCCGGTAATGTGGAGAGGGTATCGGTATCGATAAAAACAGCTTTGGGCTGGTAAAAACTCCCGATCATATTTTTCCCTTTCGGGTGGTTCACGGCCACTTTGCCTCCAATACTGCTGTCTACCTGCGCAAGGAGTGACGTGGGCACCTGAATGAAGGGGATACCCCGCATGAAAGTAGCAGCCACGAAACCGCTGATGTCACCCACCACGCCTCCGCCTAATGCAACGATAAGGGAGTTCCTGTCCAGCTTATGATCAAAACATGCGTCATAAAGTGTCAGTGCTGTTTCCAGGGTCTTCTGCTCTTCACCGGGTTTCAGCGAGATAAGCCTGACATCAAATGTATTTCGCACCAGACTTTCCGATACGATATTACCGTAAACCTTTTCAATGTTTTTGTCGGTAATCAGGAGTGTCTTGCACGGTGCTTTCTCTTTTACTAAGGCGTCCCCAATTTTCCCGAGAATGCCTTTGTCGATAGAAATGTTGTAACTATTGGAGGGTAAGTTAACACGTATCGTCTTCATAAAAGTTACTATTACCTGAATCTTGCATAAGTGCAGGATAAAAGATGGTGAAACTATAAAGATTACCTCATTATAATAGGGTAAGTGAGATTAACCGAATAATAAGAGGAGGTCGTCCAGATGGTTAAAAAGTAAAATAAGAATACCGCCAAAAGGGAGGAAAATCAAGAAGAAGGTGTCTGCCCAGCAAAGACTAGTAAAATAGGGCATTCTACGCCGTATGATTATTACAGTGAGCGGTTAAGCCCATTGGAATGGCTTTTGGGGCTGGTAAAGTTTGTGGAAGCTTATAATAAACGCCATGCACTTGCACACTTATTTTCATGACCTTTTGTGAGCCTTTGGCTCATGATTGTTTACTGCGGATTTAATCCGGAATACCGATTCTGTCTGTCCTGTACAGGTTGAGCACACTGTTTCAGTTCTCTTCCACAATCGTTCAGTGGCACTACAGCAGATAATGCTTCCAGATAACGCTCATTGACAATTTTTGATACTTCAGTAGAACGGGATTTATTTGCCGGGAAAGAGCATCAAATGTCTTTGTAAGATTGGCGTCAAGAAGCCTTTCCGCTATCTCTTGTTTCCGCTTTACATCATCAACTTGAATATCATTCGGTCAAACGTTGAAAGTGCCCCCGTGATTTTGTTATAGTATTACCCTGTAAAAACTTCTTTTTTTGTAAGTTTTTCTTCGTACCCTTCGTGTTCTTCGTGATTAAGTTCTTTTGGGTTACGGCTTTGCTGCGCTGGGATATTGCTCTAGAAATTTCTCTATTGCCGTTGCATGGTACGATTCCCACTCTGTCAGGCTTGGAACTCAGTTTTATGAAATCGAACCAGTGGTAGGGAGTAAACGGGAAGGATATATTTGAAAAGCTTGTTGCTTAGAGAATTAATACAAAAAAGGAACAGATAGAGGGTCAGCGACTCTTTTAGAGAAAAATAGTTGCCAAACCTGACAAGGAGCAGGCATAATGGTTTCATCGATGAGGAACTGGATTTCATCCCGTCAATTTCGCTCACAGCTACGATATTAAATACGTCTAAGTAAAGAATTGGACGCAGAGGATTGAGATTGGTAAAATAATACATAAAATGATTGTTACCAAAGGAGAAGAAAATGAGCATTGGGATTACGGTTGAATTAAAAGTGGAAGATATTGCAAATAAATGAAGATCAGACATAAACTTGTTATCCTCCTGGCCGTGCTGCTGGTTACCCTGAACGGCGTGATTGCCTTTTCAGTTTATAAACGAACACGTCAGGAATTTATCAAAGAGGTTCGCGAAAAGGCCAAGTTGATTGCTACGGAATTAGAAACTACCAGAAATTATCTTGCCTTCGCCTTACAAACGTCCAAAATCGGGATTACAGAACAGACAAAACCTTTTATTCCTGCCGTTTCAGGCCATGCCATTGGCTTAAAATTTGCCGAAAAAACCGGATATATTATTAAACAAACAAGTATGAAATATAGAAATTTGTTCAATAAACCCGATCCCTTTGAAGAAATGGTGCTCAGGAAAATGGAGGAAAATCATAATCTTACTGAGTATTGGAATGATGACGTTATAGATGGGAAAAGGGTGGAACGTTATCTGTACGCCTTATACGTAAAAGAAGATTGTCTCCTTTGCCACGGACCAGAAGAAAAAGCCCCAGAATTTATACGAAAAAATTACGATGCAGGTTACGATTATAAAGTAGGAGAATTGCGAGGGGCGATAAGTGTCATTATTCCGAAAGAAATCGCTGAACAGCGGTTCGCAGCGAACGTTGTTTTCTTCATTACCGCCAGTTCTGTTAGTATCTTGTTGCTCGTGGCTATTATCTTTCTGACAACAGGAAAATTTATGAAGCCGATAGAAAGGTTAACGGCTGCTGTGGCTACCATCACAAAGACAGGTGATCTTACCACGAAAGTAGATATATTGTCTAAGGATGAGGTGGGACAGCTGGGCAGGGCATTTAATGATATGTCTACCAAATTGCAATCTACGTATGTTACGCTGGAGCAACGAATTGCCGAAAAGACTGCTCATTTGCAGCAGGCCGTTTTGGCCTTAGAACGAGCGAACAAGATGAAATCGGAGTTTCTGGCCAACATGTCACATGAACTGCGTACACCACTCAACGCCATAATCGGCTTTGCGGAGGTCCTCCGGGATAAGATTTCCGGCGACCTGAATGAAGAGCAGATGGACTTCGTCAATGACATTCACAGTAGCGGCCGCCATCTCCTTCAGATGATCAACGACATATTAGACTTGTCTAAGATCGAAGCAGGCAAAATGGAATTACAGTACGAAGCCTTTCTTGTGTCTGAGGCCATTGAGGATGTGTATACAATATTAAAAGGACTCGCCAGTAAAAAACATCTGGAATTGAAGACTGCAGTATTAACAGATGTGAAAAGCATAGAAGCGGACCGGGTCAAATTTAAACAAATCCTGTATAACCTGCTCTCGAATGCCATAAAATTTACTCCGGAAAACGGGAAAATTACCCTAGAGGCTGGCATTGTGGACGATATGTTGCAGGTATCGGTATCTGACACGGGGATTGGAATGAAATCGGAAGATCAGGAGAAGGTGTTTAAAGAATTCTGGCAGGCAGACAGCTCTTTTGCCAGAAAGTATGAAGGAACAGGATTAGGACTTGCCCTGACCAAAAGGATTGTCGAGATGCATGGAGGGAAAATCTGGTTTGAAAGTGAATACGGAAAAGGGAGTATATTTTATTTTGCATTACCCTTAAATGCCCCGGCCAAACCGATACACCCGAAAGAGAGCGAGGCCAAGCCTCGCCATATAGTACCCACCGGAGAAAAGGGGGCAAAAACCGTTTTAGTTGTTGAAGATGACCGTATGGCTGCTGACCTTCTTACCCTCTACTTAACAAATGCCGGATATAATGTTATCGTAGCTGTGGATGGTGAAGAGGCTATTAAAAAGGCGAAAGAATTCCACCCATTTTTGATTACCCTGGATATTATGTTACCAAAGAAAGATGGATGGGACGTCCTTTCTGAGCTGAAAAATTCTCAAGACGTCACCGATATACCGGTAGTCATCGTGTCGATTGTCGATAATAAAGAACTCGGCTTCAGCCTGGGCGCTGTAGAATATTTAATTAAACCTATCGATAGGGAAAAACTCATTACTACAGTGAATGCCTGCATTCCTATTGAAAGGATTGAGGGCAAACCTATGAAAATATTGGTCGTGGATGATGATGAAAAGGCTGTGAAATATATGAGCGCCATACTTGAAAATGCAGGCTTTGACGTACTGAAGGCATACAGTGGTAAAGCAGGAATCAATCTCGCTGTTAACAGCAACCCGGATCTCATGATACTCGACCTTATGATGCCGGAGGTAAGCGGTTTTGATGTAATTGAAAGGCTCAGGGTTCATCCAATAGCAAAGGGAATTCCTATCATTATTTGTTCTGCAAAGGATATTACCCCTGAGGAAAAAAAAGTATTAAACGGCCATATTTTAGCCATCGTTCAAAAGAGCAGCCATACGAAGGAAGACCTTCTTGCGGCTATTAAGAAGATAGAACAGTTACATGTTAAAAAAGACACCACAGAGGCAGAGAGTTCGTGATACGTTCTGAATCCCCAATTAGTATTTTTCATTTTTCTCTCTGTCCTGTGGTTAAATATGGGATAATCAGTCCTATTTCGATAAGGGAAATTGTATGCCTGACAAAAATGTAATGGTTGTTGAAGACAATGAAAAAAATCGGAAACTCATGCGTGTAGTGCTCAAGGCAAAGGGATACAATGTAATCGAGGCAACCACCGGTGAGGAAGCGTTAGCCATGTTAAAAAATCAAAAACCGGATATTATTCTTATGGATATCCAACTTCCGGGAATAGACGGCCTTACCCTGGCGAAACAAATCAAGGCAGATGCAATTACAAAAGACATCCCCATTATCGCCGTAACCGCTTATGCCATGAAGGGAGACGAACAGAAAATCTTAGACACAGGGTGTAATGCCTATGTCAGTAAACCTATCAACACACAGGAGCTCCCGCTCGTTATAGAAAAATATATAAAAAAATAGATAAGACATGAACAAGGCGAAAATATTAGTGGCTGATGATATCAAACAAAATGTAAAACTGCTCAGAGTGATTCTGACAGCGTCCGAGTATGATGTGATTGAGGCATATGACGGTGAAGAAGCATTAGAAAAAGCGAAAACGGAAAATCCCGATTTAATATTACTGGATATTATGATGCCCAGATTAACAGGATACGAGGTATGCCAGAAGTTGCGTGCGGATGGGACAACAAAAAATATACCTATCGTAATGATTACCGCCTTGCATGAAATGGACGATCGTATCAAGGGAATTGAAGCAGGCGCCAATGACTTCATCAGTAAACCCTTCAATAAAGCAGAACTCCTTGCCAGGGTAAAATCACTGCTCCGCATGAGACAACCATCTGTAAAAAGGGATGAAACACCGGTATTGGATACGATCTTATCTGGTCTGTCAGAAGGTGTAATTGTTGCTGATGAACAATGGAAAATAAAGAACATAAATCAGACAGCTCAGGAACTTTTACATATCCAGACCGACACGAAAGACATGGATCTCATGGCACATCTATCACGTATGAGATTATCTGTCCCCATGGAGACCCTCAGGAATTCTCAGGAAAAAGATACTGATTTTCAAATATTGTCTTCAAATACCCAGCACCCTTTCCATGCAAACGCCAGGATGACAAAGATATTTGATAATCACGGGAATATCACTGGTATTACCTTGATTGTAAGGAGGGAAGGAAATAAATGAATTCAAAACAGAAAGGAAAAATTCACCGGATTGAACAGATTTGTTGTTCAGAAACATCATGCCACCCGTCTTCATTGGGATTTTCGGCTGGAACCTGGCGGGGTGTTAAAAAGCCGGGCAATTCCTAAAGAACCCGGTAAAATTCCGGATAAAAAATACCTTACCAACAGTTGCGTGTAAACTTATTTCAGTTTCTTCGAAAGATGAAATTGGCATGAGGGATATTGCAGATCTGATCTCTATGGATACCTCCCTGTCAGCAAAGGTACTCAAAATAGCTAATTCGGCTTTTTATAATTTTCCATGTAAGATAAGCACGATACAACAGGCTGTGTCGAGAATCGGGATAAATGCAATTCGAAGTCTTGTTCTTTCTGTTTCTTTTTTTTCGATAAAATCAGGGGAGAAAAAAGACGTTTTTAATTATGAGCAATTTTGGGAACAATCTCTGTCCGGTGCTGTTGCTGCAAAACTTATCATGGCAGAGATTGTCAAATCTGATTGGGAAGAAATTTTCATTGCCGCCAAAGTACAATTGCAAAAAATCACCAAAGAACTCCAGGGGAAAAAAACAAAATCCTTGAAAGACTTGCATACGTGGATAGCTTAACGGAAGTATACAACCATGGTTACTTCCAGAGCTTTCTTGAAAAGGAAATTAACCTGTCGGCGCGCAAAAGCTCAACGCTCAGACCGTGGCGGAAAAATTACGTGATTCAATTGCCATACACGCCTTTGCCGACAATAACAAAAAATATCATGTTACGGCGAGTTTTGGGGTGGCAGAAATAAACCCCGCTGTTGATACTTTCACTAAGGATGATCTTCTTAACTTTGCAGACGAAGCTCTATTTGAGTCCAAGAAGAAGGGGCGCAACTCCGTTACGTTGCATACCTCGAAGAAAAAGTGGTTTGGAAGGAAATATATAGATGTTTTTCAGGAGTAGGTAGAAAATTCTCACAGTAATGTAACCTGTCGTACCCACATGAAAAAAGGGTCGTGGTGTACCGCAAACCCTTGATTTTATTGGTAGCAGGGGTGGGATTTGAACCCACGGCCTCCGGGCTATGAGCCCGGACAAGGCATTTCAACGACTTGAATTTGAGACTGGTTTCCCCATAATTACTTAAATAAGAAGAACTTAACATCATTTTATTCATTCCGGTTTTTTCTATTAATTCTATCCATTTTGATAAATTTTAGCACAGTAATTCAATGGGGATTCCGTGTCATAAAAATATTAAGCGCAATTGGAAATGCCATGGAAAGCGCAATTATCAGGCCACACATTTTAGTCTTAAAGTCGTTTTTCTTTATCGTTGTATCCATTTTGTCTTTCCTTGAATCTATTGCTACCACAACAATTTAGCAATGACAAGTGCAACGCCGATGAAAATGGCAACGATGACTGAGAACTTTTTGAGCAGATCGACCTTGAAAGCTTTTGTCCGAAATTCTAATTTCTCTATTTCTGTATAAATAAATATTAATAATTAAATTTTTGAGCCAGAGAGTTGCGTATCAAAATACAATAATGAAGCCCGCAATCTTAAAAATGCTCTACCAAATCCCACCTGTCAGCAGACAGGTCTCGATACTCTCAAAGAACAACAATGTCGCTCATTCGCAATTACTTAACCGGAGAACGCTGATTTATCAGCTACATTCTCGGACAGTCTGTTATACTGACCCCATGGCCCTCAAGTTTCCAGCGTAATTTCGCCGATTCCGCTTGACATCCGCTATGTCATAAAATAATATGTTTGCAATTATGGAATAAAGATAAAAATAGATGTTAGGTTTTAAGGATATATTACTTTATGAAATGAAGCAGGCAGAATATTAAGTATCTCGCCGAGAGGCAGGCTGAAGTAACAAAGGCAAGAATAAATAAGTAACTTCCTTAATTCTGTCCAAGTCCGTTTTTGACGTTTCTAAAGGTACTAGTGAGGCTACCATTAGACTGATGAAAAAACGTTTGAAACCACAGATTATTTATATGCTTATTTTTATGTTTTTACCCCTGAAAACAGCTGCGGCTGAAGTGTATCGTATGACGGTAAGGGCTTATGATAATTGCAAAGTATGCACGGGAAAAACACCAAAACATAAAGCCTATGGAATAACCAAAAGTGGAAAAGTAGCCTCACACGGTACCGTTGCTGTGGACCCGAAGATGATACCGCTTGGAACAAAGTTAAAAATAGAAGGGTATGAGAACAGGATTTTCAGGGCAGAAGACATTGGCAAGGCGGTCAAAGGCAGGCGAATAGAGATATGGATGGAGTCGCACAATAAAGCTTTACGATTCGGCAAGAAAAAGTTGCGCGTATTTGTCATGAAGTAGGTAGAAAGGTAGGGGGGAATATAAGTGGTTTACTGAGGGGCAGTCAGAAGAAACAAAAGCAGGAATAAAGGGAAAGACGCCTGCTTCTACTCAAAATACATAATTCGTATTAATTGTCATTCTGAGGAAGTGAAACGACCAAAGAATTTTAATTTGGCAAATCTTACTGGTATAGCCTGAAAATGAAAAAGGCTACCCAGGAGATTTGTTTTCCTCGGTAGCCTTTCAGTAACCTTTTTCTTGAAGAGTTTATAACTTTTCGATCTTTGCCCCGCAGACCTTATATTCAGCCGTCTGGGTGATATTATCGTATGCATCCTTTGTCAGTTTATTCACTGCGGCCTCTGCAAAATGCATGGGCATCCAGATGACGCCTCTTTTCACCTTGTCAGAAACCTCGGCACGGGCAGTTATCTCACCACGACGTGATGCAATTCTTACCATTTCACCGTCAAATATGCCTAATTCCCGGGCATCCGCTTGATGTACTTCAACGAAACAGTCATTTGTCTTATGGATAATCCCGGCCGATCTCCGCGTCATAGTGCCCGCGCCGTAGTGATAAAGGGTACGCCCCGTGGTAAGTAATAATGGATACTCCCTATCCGGACTCTCGGCAGGGGCGCGGTAAGGCAACACAAAAAACTTTCCAAGACCACGCGGGAATTTGCCCTCATGCAGGAATTTCGTGCCAGGATGTTTTACATCAGGGCACGGCCATTGAATACCGTTCTGCTCGATCCTTGCGTAATTAATACCTGCAAGCATCGGTACAAGGCTGGCAATTTCGTCCCACACTTCTTTTGGAGACGGATAATCCATCTTATAGCCCATACGGGTGGACAGCTCACAGATAATCTGCCAGTCTGGCTTTGAATTTCCAACGGGATTGACACCCTTTCGTACACGTTGCACACGGCGTTCCGTGTTGGTAAAGGTACCGTCCTTTTCAGCAAAACTCGCTGCAGGCAGAACAACATCGGCATATTTTGCCGTCTCCGACAGAAAGATGTCCTGTACAACCAGCAGCTCCAGGTTTTTCAGTCCCTTGATCGTATAGTCCTGATTGGGTTCGCTCATGATCGGATCTTCCCCAATGACATACAACGCTTTAAATTCCCCCTTACTCATACGTTCAAACATGGTTGGCGATGTATTTCCCGGCGTTTTGTTTAAGGTAACACCCCAGGCCTTTTCAAACTTTTCTACAACTTTTTGATCCGAGAACAATTGATATCCAGGTAATTTATCAGGGATACACATGTCTGTTGCGCCCTGGACGTTATTCTGCCCCCGGATGGGGTTCACCCCGGTGCTGGGTTTCCCGATGTGCCCCGTTAACAGGGCAAGATTTGCAATGCTTCTTACATTATCCGTTCCACAAACATGTTCGGTAATGCCCAAGGTATAATATATTGCAGACTTCTCCGACTGGGCGTACATCCTTGCTGCCTTTCTTATATCTTCCGCAGGAATACCTGTAAATTCTGAAGCTTTTTCGGGTGTAATATCCTTAACAAACTCCTTTAATTCCTCAAAACCTTCAGTTCTCGTCTGTATGAATTCTTTGTTTTCAAGACCTTCCGCAAGAATAACATGGGCCATTGCGTTTAACAGCCAGTTGTCTGTTCCTGGTTTCAAAGGAAGATATAACTTTGCATGCTGGGCAAACCAAATCTGTCGCGGGTCTGCGACAATAAAGGTACAGCCCTTGCGAAGCGCCTTTTTCATCTCTAACCCTACAATCGGGTGTGCTTCCGTGGGATTACCACCGATCAGGAAGATGAGTTTGCAATCCTTAATTTCGCTAATGGAATTGGTCATTGAACCGCTACCGAATGACATCGCCAGACCGGCGACGGAGGGTGCGTGTCAAGTCCGGGCACACTGGTCTACGTTGTTCGTGCCAATCGCAGCCCGTGCAAATTTCATTGCCAGATAGTTTTCCTCATTGGTGCATCTCGAAGAACTCATTACGCCAATGTTATCAGATCCATACTTTGCCTTTATTTCACTCAATTTAGAAGCAACGAGATTCAGCGCTTCATCCCATGTCGCCTCTTCGAATTTCCCATTTCTTTTTATTAGAGGCTGTTTTAACCGGTCAGGATGATGGACAAAGTCATACCCAAATCGCCCTTTCACGCACAGGTTCCCGTCATTAGGAATGGAACCTGCCTTTGACGTTACCTTAACGACTTGATTTCCTTTCACGTTTAAATACATGGTACAACCCACACCACAATAAGCACAGGTAGTTTTTACCTGTTTCAATTCCCAGTCTCTGGCCTTTCCAACAGCCTGTTTCTCCACCAGGGAACCCACCGGGCACGTAGATACACACTGGCCGCATAACACACACGTCGTCTCGCGTCGTGGTTTTCCAAAAGGCAACCCTGTCTCTGTAGTAAATCCGCGGTTCTTAAAATCGATAGCATAGTCTTGTTGTACTTCGGCACAGATACGCACACAGCGGCCACACAGGATGCATTTGCTGGTATCCTGTAGAATGGCGGGATTTTCATCTTCTACAATACCACCGTCGGGTTTTTCAAAGAACCGGCTTTCCCTT contains:
- a CDS encoding GAF domain-containing protein — its product is MPDSTGTYLVRNATWYSTVDGLEKFTLSSIGLTLPKGAGLPGRVWSSKQLEWVKDVAHDTNFIGAQVALEIGFKAGLAIPILARKEVVAVMVFFVFEEREEDKQLINLISSVAS
- the dprA gene encoding DNA-processing protein DprA; translated protein: MTEFEALLRLNMTKGIGIRTYKTLLDRFGSSEAILSATKSELEAVPGIGPKLANAIVEESKNIDISTEMNLAKEKDVQILPYTSEQYPKHLKTIYDPPLVLYVKGNILESDILALAIVGARRCTYYGLSQAERFSRLLAQKGLCIVSGMARGIDAAAHRGAIQSNGRTIAVLGCGLGVIYPRENIELAEQIARHGALVSEFPMNTPPDFRNFPPRNRLISGLSLGVLVVESALNSGSLITAQWALEQGKEVFAVPGNIDNIYSRGTHKLIKEGAKLVENITDIIQELGPIAETLRTSDDSATNDPRSLSLNSQEKKIFSLLSSSPKDIDEIIRIAKLPTSVVSSTLMILEIKKLVKQLSGKRFVKA
- the aroB gene encoding 3-dehydroquinate synthase: MKTIRVNLPSNSYNISIDKGILGKIGDALVKEKAPCKTLLITDKNIEKVYGNIVSESLVRNTFDVRLISLKPGEEQKTLETALTLYDACFDHKLDRNSLIVALGGGVVGDISGFVAATFMRGIPFIQVPTSLLAQVDSSIGGKVAVNHPKGKNMIGSFYQPKAVFIDTDTLSTLPATELVGGLAEVIKYGVIRDAELFEYIEKSLYDILQLNDTALLKIIATSCQIKANVVEEDEKEKHLRAILNYGHTIGHAIETVTDYKKYRHGEAVAIGMLYATRIAVEMGLTDHGVLERQFSLIKRLGLPIHTGLKSSDIVKALYTDKKAISGRLRFILPIKIGEVIISDQVTEEILYRVLNKPL
- a CDS encoding response regulator, whose amino-acid sequence is MKIRHKLVILLAVLLVTLNGVIAFSVYKRTRQEFIKEVREKAKLIATELETTRNYLAFALQTSKIGITEQTKPFIPAVSGHAIGLKFAEKTGYIIKQTSMKYRNLFNKPDPFEEMVLRKMEENHNLTEYWNDDVIDGKRVERYLYALYVKEDCLLCHGPEEKAPEFIRKNYDAGYDYKVGELRGAISVIIPKEIAEQRFAANVVFFITASSVSILLLVAIIFLTTGKFMKPIERLTAAVATITKTGDLTTKVDILSKDEVGQLGRAFNDMSTKLQSTYVTLEQRIAEKTAHLQQAVLALERANKMKSEFLANMSHELRTPLNAIIGFAEVLRDKISGDLNEEQMDFVNDIHSSGRHLLQMINDILDLSKIEAGKMELQYEAFLVSEAIEDVYTILKGLASKKHLELKTAVLTDVKSIEADRVKFKQILYNLLSNAIKFTPENGKITLEAGIVDDMLQVSVSDTGIGMKSEDQEKVFKEFWQADSSFARKYEGTGLGLALTKRIVEMHGGKIWFESEYGKGSIFYFALPLNAPAKPIHPKESEAKPRHIVPTGEKGAKTVLVVEDDRMAADLLTLYLTNAGYNVIVAVDGEEAIKKAKEFHPFLITLDIMLPKKDGWDVLSELKNSQDVTDIPVVIVSIVDNKELGFSLGAVEYLIKPIDREKLITTVNACIPIERIEGKPMKILVVDDDEKAVKYMSAILENAGFDVLKAYSGKAGINLAVNSNPDLMILDLMMPEVSGFDVIERLRVHPIAKGIPIIICSAKDITPEEKKVLNGHILAIVQKSSHTKEDLLAAIKKIEQLHVKKDTTEAESS
- a CDS encoding response regulator; translation: MPDKNVMVVEDNEKNRKLMRVVLKAKGYNVIEATTGEEALAMLKNQKPDIILMDIQLPGIDGLTLAKQIKADAITKDIPIIAVTAYAMKGDEQKILDTGCNAYVSKPINTQELPLVIEKYIKK
- a CDS encoding response regulator; its protein translation is MNKAKILVADDIKQNVKLLRVILTASEYDVIEAYDGEEALEKAKTENPDLILLDIMMPRLTGYEVCQKLRADGTTKNIPIVMITALHEMDDRIKGIEAGANDFISKPFNKAELLARVKSLLRMRQPSVKRDETPVLDTILSGLSEGVIVADEQWKIKNINQTAQELLHIQTDTKDMDLMAHLSRMRLSVPMETLRNSQEKDTDFQILSSNTQHPFHANARMTKIFDNHGNITGITLIVRREGNK
- a CDS encoding HDOD domain-containing protein, whose amino-acid sequence is MRDIADLISMDTSLSAKVLKIANSAFYNFPCKISTIQQAVSRIGINAIRSLVLSVSFFSIKSGEKKDVFNYEQFWEQSLSGAVAAKLIMAEIVKSDWEEIFIAAKVQLQKITKELQGKKTKSLKDLHTWIA
- a CDS encoding GGDEF domain-containing protein, yielding MAEKLRDSIAIHAFADNNKKYHVTASFGVAEINPAVDTFTKDDLLNFADEALFESKKKGRNSVTLHTSKKKWFGRKYIDVFQE
- a CDS encoding 3D domain-containing protein, which translates into the protein MKKRLKPQIIYMLIFMFLPLKTAAAEVYRMTVRAYDNCKVCTGKTPKHKAYGITKSGKVASHGTVAVDPKMIPLGTKLKIEGYENRIFRAEDIGKAVKGRRIEIWMESHNKALRFGKKKLRVFVMK